In the genome of Saprospira sp. CCB-QB6, one region contains:
- a CDS encoding c-type cytochrome → MKLPNLYFFAALALSAFFLGSCGKSGGEFAGYEYMPDMGHSIAYEANVNTYYRFNTHSSEEEYHEFAKPRKPVAGTVPFNATATTPGAASEFTFPVYAFDNTEEGRTEAIKAITENPLKAKNEDDLKKILGQGKELYNVYCASCHGEKGDGNGQLWNSGDGPYPNAPANYLTDDFKNSTDGRYYHAIMHGKGVMLSHADKLSHDERWMVIHYIRSLQAEKYDLPTANGQNKVATPAAEETEAEGAATEEDKQ, encoded by the coding sequence ATGAAATTACCTAATCTATACTTCTTCGCAGCCCTTGCTCTTTCAGCTTTCTTCCTTGGAAGCTGTGGCAAGTCTGGAGGTGAGTTTGCTGGTTATGAGTATATGCCCGATATGGGCCACTCTATCGCCTATGAGGCAAACGTAAATACTTACTACCGCTTTAATACGCACTCTTCTGAAGAGGAGTATCACGAATTTGCCAAACCTCGCAAACCTGTTGCAGGTACGGTACCTTTTAACGCTACGGCTACTACGCCTGGTGCTGCCTCTGAGTTTACTTTCCCTGTTTATGCTTTTGACAATACAGAGGAAGGCCGCACAGAAGCAATTAAAGCAATTACTGAAAATCCACTCAAGGCTAAAAATGAGGATGACCTCAAAAAAATCTTGGGCCAAGGAAAGGAGCTTTACAATGTTTATTGCGCTTCTTGCCATGGTGAAAAAGGAGATGGTAATGGCCAACTTTGGAATAGCGGCGACGGACCCTATCCTAACGCTCCAGCCAACTATTTGACTGATGACTTCAAAAACTCTACTGATGGCCGTTACTATCACGCCATTATGCACGGTAAAGGAGTTATGCTTTCTCATGCTGATAAACTAAGCCATGATGAGCGCTGGATGGTTATCCACTATATCCGTAGCTTGCAAGCTGAAAAATATGACTTGCCTACCGCTAATGGACAAAATAAAGTAGCTACTCCCGCAGCCGAAGAAACAGAGGCAGAAGGAGCAGCCACTGAAGAAGATAAGCAATAA
- a CDS encoding DUF3341 domain-containing protein — MKQLNKTILYGLYTDEEVLMDAVRDIREEGNEIWDVFTPFPVHGLDPVLGLKESRLHIAGFVYGLFGALTAFGFMTWTLTRDWPIIFGGKPYFSGPSFIPITFEFTVLMAAVGMVITFYLVCGLGPGVSNPYLDPRITDDHFCIAFDVTNMSEEERQALEAKLLSTGACEQPKIKNI, encoded by the coding sequence ATGAAACAGTTGAATAAAACTATCCTCTACGGTCTATACACAGATGAAGAAGTGCTTATGGACGCTGTTAGAGATATCCGTGAAGAGGGAAATGAGATCTGGGATGTATTCACTCCCTTTCCCGTACACGGTCTAGACCCTGTTTTGGGCCTTAAAGAATCGCGCTTGCATATTGCAGGTTTTGTTTATGGCCTTTTTGGTGCTTTGACCGCCTTTGGATTTATGACTTGGACGCTCACCAGAGACTGGCCCATCATTTTTGGTGGTAAACCTTACTTCTCTGGCCCTTCTTTTATTCCGATTACTTTTGAGTTTACTGTACTCATGGCCGCTGTCGGTATGGTGATCACTTTTTACTTGGTTTGTGGCTTGGGCCCTGGCGTAAGCAACCCTTACCTCGATCCTCGTATTACTGATGACCACTTCTGCATCGCCTTTGATGTAACCAATATGTCTGAGGAAGAGCGTCAAGCACTAGAAGCTAAACTCCTTAGCACTGGCGCTTGCGAGCAACCCAAGATTAAAAATATCTAA
- the nrfD gene encoding NrfD/PsrC family molybdoenzyme membrane anchor subunit, which produces MSSVVSDIRPPLVMGNKTYHQITEDICSPTEELPNGKWVMLLLGALGLLAFGGLALFVTIWFGIGSWYLNRTVGWGWDITNFVWWVGIGHAGTLISAILLLFRQKWRTGVNRAAEAMTIFAVICAALFPGIHMGRIWLAFFVFPYPNTRGPLWVNFNSPLLWDVFAISTYFTVSLLFWYMGLIPDFATIRDRAKGFRKRIYDFASFGWTGSAKHWQRWEAMALVLSGLATPLVLSVHTIVSFDFATSVVPGWHTTIFPPYFVAGAIFSGFAMVQTLMILTSIALPQLKDYITLQHIESMNKVIVLTGSIVGVAYLTELFIAWYSGYIYEQFAFYNRALGPYWWSYFAMMTCNVITPQFFWVKSMRRSVLVTFILSIVVNIGMWFERFVIIATTLHRDFLPSSWSYYSPSWVEVGVYLFTFGLFGVLYLIFMRVAPVVAIAEVKSILKSSGNQYCGENMHQHETAEELNSEA; this is translated from the coding sequence ATGAGCTCAGTTGTATCAGATATTCGCCCACCATTAGTAATGGGCAATAAGACATATCATCAGATTACTGAGGATATCTGTTCTCCAACGGAGGAGTTGCCCAATGGTAAATGGGTAATGCTCTTGTTGGGCGCTTTAGGGCTACTCGCCTTTGGTGGTTTGGCCTTGTTTGTTACCATCTGGTTTGGGATTGGTAGCTGGTACCTCAACCGTACAGTAGGTTGGGGTTGGGATATTACCAACTTTGTATGGTGGGTAGGTATCGGTCACGCCGGTACGCTTATCTCTGCCATCTTGTTGCTTTTCCGCCAGAAGTGGCGTACGGGGGTAAACCGTGCGGCAGAGGCAATGACCATTTTCGCCGTAATTTGTGCGGCCCTCTTCCCTGGTATTCACATGGGACGTATTTGGTTGGCCTTCTTCGTGTTCCCTTATCCTAATACACGTGGTCCTTTGTGGGTAAACTTTAACTCACCACTACTTTGGGATGTATTTGCCATCTCTACATACTTTACAGTATCGCTTTTGTTCTGGTACATGGGATTGATTCCTGACTTTGCGACTATTCGCGACCGTGCCAAGGGCTTCCGTAAGCGTATTTATGACTTTGCCTCTTTTGGTTGGACTGGTTCAGCCAAGCACTGGCAACGTTGGGAGGCTATGGCCTTGGTTCTTTCTGGACTAGCTACTCCTCTTGTACTTTCTGTACACACCATTGTATCTTTTGACTTTGCTACTTCTGTTGTACCTGGATGGCACACTACGATCTTCCCTCCCTACTTTGTTGCGGGTGCGATCTTCTCTGGTTTTGCTATGGTACAAACGCTAATGATCCTTACCTCAATTGCTTTGCCTCAGCTGAAAGACTATATCACACTTCAGCACATTGAGTCTATGAACAAAGTAATTGTTTTGACTGGTTCAATTGTAGGTGTAGCTTACTTGACTGAGCTTTTCATTGCTTGGTACTCTGGTTATATTTATGAGCAGTTTGCTTTCTATAACCGTGCATTAGGTCCTTACTGGTGGTCTTACTTCGCTATGATGACTTGTAACGTAATCACTCCTCAGTTTTTCTGGGTGAAGAGCATGCGTAGAAGTGTTCTTGTTACTTTCATCCTTTCTATTGTAGTAAATATCGGGATGTGGTTTGAGCGTTTCGTAATTATTGCAACGACTCTACACCGTGACTTCTTGCCTTCTAGCTGGAGCTACTACTCTCCTTCTTGGGTAGAGGTTGGAGTATACCTTTTCACTTTTGGTCTCTTTGGTGTTCTTTACCTCATTTTCATGCGTGTTGCTCCTGTTGTAGCAATTGCTGAGGTGAAATCTATTCTTAAGAGCTCTGGTAATCAGTACTGTGGTGAAAACATGCACCAACACGAAACTGCTGAAGAACTAAACAGCGAAGCCTAA
- a CDS encoding TAT-variant-translocated molybdopterin oxidoreductase: MSKQENTNKVWVSVEDLTQDAEFIKAQQNEFPASEEQTEGEGPSRRDFLKYVGFGLGAATLASCEIPVKRAIPYLVKPEEIVPGVATYYASTFLNGGDCVPVLVKTREGRPIKIEGHPNAFTQGGTCARTQASVLDLYDTNRIKSAGKVAGDKYEEMSWTALDKEAKKALSAASKVAIVSHTVLSPSLERAIADFKATYAGAEHIQYDPFSSSALLEANKEMYGKSAIPNYRFEQAKCIVGIDCDFLGTWISPTEYAVDYVKSRKQNFSMKKFEETNGKIASTVADDMSVHIQFEAHMSVTGSNADHRVLIKPSEQAMAVKALYNEVARLTSNSGGAAAAKFSWAKANKAIKSTAEKLVAASQKGALVVCGINDVNIQKVVNGINEMLGAYGKTIIWSGYSKQRKGNDTSIKNLVNNLGNYDAVIVMGANPAYDLPALAAKFATALKQLTDANKFTVSFNRSLDETASLCQYVAPDHHYLEAWGDANPKQGEYYLVQPTINPLFKTRAAGQTLLTWADKAMKGEQPYFEYIKAFWTSELFAAQSRFMTKASFWTNVLHDGMLKLSNPDSAPGIKATATAPVEEVKETTVTAVPTPSETVEEEVAPVASNAALSIAQAALSGLSEKSSDALEVVFYETVTLGSGEYANNPWLQEMPDPVMRTTWDNFIAIPIKWDGDNDYTTPYGNLKDGDIAEIKIGENTYQLPVIRQFGQHPNTIAIALGYGRTKAGKAGNLVGKNLFPECKDFTYSSASVSAPTKVGRDSQFACVQMHHTYGLTTKDESGKTIVDESTGKPFNVDEQVLGHRGFQGSLTNRSVFFQSSAQNLESGLKELHAKRKSYQHLNEKGLYPDRNEVYGTGHWWAMAIDLNACTGCGACTVACMAENNVPVVGKFEVSKAHEMTWLRIDRYYYGDEETPNTAYMPMMCQHCDNAPCENVCPVAATNHSSEGLNQMTYNRCIGTRYCANNCPYKVRRFNWLDYTSADTFALNEVDMNRGMENDEYYTYMTDNLTRMVLNPDVTVRSRGVIEKCSFCVQRLQEAKLTAKIEGRRLMDGDAKVACQTACGTGAISFGDRNDKDSQVLAWMESARGYLALEEVNVRSAVTYLMKVQNTDVNFA, from the coding sequence ATGAGCAAACAGGAGAATACTAACAAGGTTTGGGTTAGTGTAGAAGATTTGACCCAAGATGCTGAGTTTATCAAAGCACAGCAAAATGAGTTTCCTGCATCGGAAGAGCAGACGGAGGGTGAAGGCCCTAGCCGTCGTGATTTTTTGAAATACGTAGGTTTTGGATTGGGTGCAGCTACATTGGCTAGCTGTGAGATTCCCGTAAAACGGGCCATTCCATATTTGGTTAAGCCAGAGGAAATTGTTCCTGGTGTGGCTACCTATTATGCCTCTACCTTTCTTAATGGTGGAGATTGCGTTCCTGTTTTAGTAAAAACTAGAGAGGGACGTCCAATTAAAATTGAAGGGCATCCAAATGCCTTTACTCAAGGTGGAACTTGTGCTCGTACACAAGCTTCTGTTTTGGATTTATATGATACAAATCGCATCAAGTCTGCTGGAAAAGTAGCTGGCGATAAGTACGAAGAAATGAGCTGGACTGCCCTAGATAAAGAGGCAAAGAAAGCGCTATCTGCTGCTTCTAAAGTGGCTATCGTTTCTCACACGGTGTTGAGCCCTTCTTTGGAGCGTGCTATTGCTGACTTCAAAGCAACCTATGCTGGTGCTGAGCACATTCAATACGACCCTTTTTCTTCTTCTGCTTTGCTAGAAGCTAATAAGGAGATGTATGGTAAGTCTGCTATTCCTAACTACCGTTTCGAGCAAGCCAAATGTATTGTTGGTATTGATTGTGACTTCTTAGGGACTTGGATCTCTCCTACAGAGTATGCTGTCGATTACGTCAAAAGTCGCAAACAAAACTTCTCTATGAAGAAGTTTGAAGAAACAAATGGTAAGATTGCATCTACTGTGGCTGACGACATGAGTGTGCACATTCAATTTGAAGCACATATGTCTGTTACAGGATCTAATGCTGATCATCGTGTATTGATCAAGCCTTCTGAGCAAGCTATGGCTGTAAAAGCACTTTATAATGAGGTTGCTCGCTTGACTAGTAACTCTGGTGGGGCTGCTGCTGCTAAGTTTAGCTGGGCTAAAGCAAACAAAGCTATTAAGAGCACAGCCGAGAAATTGGTTGCAGCTTCTCAAAAAGGTGCTTTGGTTGTTTGCGGTATCAATGATGTAAACATCCAAAAAGTAGTTAATGGTATCAATGAGATGCTAGGTGCCTATGGAAAAACTATCATTTGGAGTGGTTACTCTAAGCAACGCAAAGGAAATGATACTAGCATCAAAAACTTGGTAAATAACTTAGGTAACTATGATGCGGTGATCGTAATGGGGGCTAACCCCGCTTATGACTTGCCTGCATTGGCTGCTAAGTTTGCTACAGCTTTGAAGCAATTGACTGATGCTAATAAATTTACAGTTTCTTTCAATCGTTCTCTTGATGAAACTGCATCACTTTGTCAATATGTAGCTCCAGATCATCATTACCTAGAAGCTTGGGGCGATGCTAACCCAAAACAAGGAGAGTACTATCTTGTACAACCCACAATTAACCCTTTGTTTAAAACACGTGCTGCAGGTCAGACATTATTGACTTGGGCCGATAAAGCAATGAAAGGCGAACAGCCTTACTTTGAATACATTAAAGCTTTTTGGACTAGCGAGTTATTTGCTGCTCAGAGCCGCTTTATGACTAAAGCTTCTTTCTGGACCAATGTACTGCATGATGGCATGTTGAAGCTATCTAATCCTGACTCAGCTCCTGGTATTAAGGCGACTGCAACTGCTCCTGTAGAAGAAGTAAAAGAAACTACGGTAACAGCAGTACCTACTCCTAGTGAAACAGTAGAAGAGGAGGTAGCTCCTGTTGCTAGCAACGCTGCGTTGAGCATTGCTCAAGCTGCTCTATCTGGCTTATCTGAGAAGAGTAGTGATGCTCTAGAAGTCGTTTTTTACGAAACTGTAACTCTTGGATCTGGAGAATACGCTAATAACCCTTGGTTACAAGAGATGCCAGACCCTGTTATGCGTACCACTTGGGATAACTTTATTGCAATTCCAATTAAATGGGATGGCGATAATGATTATACGACCCCTTATGGTAACCTAAAAGATGGCGATATAGCTGAGATCAAAATTGGTGAAAATACTTACCAATTGCCTGTTATTCGCCAGTTTGGTCAGCACCCTAACACAATTGCAATTGCACTGGGATATGGTCGAACAAAAGCTGGAAAAGCGGGTAACCTTGTTGGTAAAAACCTTTTCCCTGAATGTAAAGACTTTACCTATAGCTCTGCTAGTGTAAGCGCTCCTACTAAAGTAGGTCGTGACTCTCAGTTTGCTTGTGTGCAAATGCATCATACTTATGGTTTAACCACTAAAGATGAAAGTGGAAAAACCATCGTTGATGAATCTACTGGTAAACCATTTAATGTAGATGAGCAGGTATTGGGCCATAGAGGTTTCCAAGGTTCATTGACTAATCGTTCTGTATTTTTCCAGTCTTCAGCTCAAAATCTTGAATCTGGTCTTAAAGAATTACACGCTAAGCGTAAGAGCTATCAGCATTTGAACGAAAAGGGACTTTACCCTGATAGAAACGAAGTTTATGGTACTGGTCACTGGTGGGCTATGGCTATTGACTTGAATGCTTGTACAGGTTGTGGTGCTTGTACTGTAGCTTGTATGGCAGAAAATAACGTTCCTGTTGTAGGTAAGTTTGAGGTATCTAAGGCACATGAAATGACTTGGTTGCGCATTGACCGTTACTACTACGGTGATGAGGAAACTCCCAATACGGCTTACATGCCTATGATGTGTCAGCACTGTGATAATGCTCCTTGTGAGAACGTCTGTCCTGTAGCTGCGACCAACCACAGTTCTGAAGGTTTGAACCAGATGACTTACAACCGTTGTATTGGTACTCGTTATTGCGCAAATAACTGTCCTTATAAAGTACGTCGCTTCAATTGGTTAGACTATACTTCTGCAGATACATTTGCTTTGAATGAAGTAGATATGAACCGCGGAATGGAGAATGATGAGTACTACACTTATATGACAGACAACCTTACTCGTATGGTCCTTAATCCTGATGTGACTGTTCGCTCAAGAGGTGTTATTGAGAAGTGTAGCTTCTGTGTGCAACGTTTACAAGAGGCTAAATTGACAGCGAAAATAGAAGGTCGCCGCCTAATGGACGGTGATGCAAAGGTAGCTTGCCAAACGGCTTGTGGCACTGGGGCTATTTCTTTTGGAGACCGCAATGACAAAGATAGCCAAGTTCTAGCTTGGATGGAGTCTGCTCGTGGTTACCTTGCCCTAGAAGAAGTAAACGTTCGTTCAGCTGTAACCTACTTGATGAAGGTTCAGAATACAGATGTGAACTTCGCTTAA